In the Candidatus Methylomirabilis sp. genome, one interval contains:
- a CDS encoding type II toxin-antitoxin system VapC family toxin gives MSEKFVLDSFALVALFHKEPGWQRVQATLYEQEKANSRAFLNWINWGEFFYVVKRRVGAAKAEEALGRLEQLPLELVALDLSLVRAAAEIKSEYTVSYADAFCVATAQRVNATILTSDQEFRAVEHLIKIRWLAG, from the coding sequence GTGAGCGAAAAGTTCGTACTCGATAGTTTTGCGCTCGTCGCGCTGTTTCACAAAGAACCGGGCTGGCAGCGCGTGCAAGCGACCCTCTACGAACAGGAGAAGGCCAACTCGCGGGCATTCCTCAATTGGATCAACTGGGGAGAATTCTTCTACGTCGTCAAGCGCCGGGTCGGAGCGGCCAAGGCGGAGGAGGCCCTGGGCCGGCTGGAGCAGTTACCGCTGGAACTGGTAGCCCTGGATCTTTCCCTGGTACGGGCAGCGGCCGAGATTAAAAGCGAGTACACCGTCTCGTATGCCGATGCCTTCTGTGTGGCGACGGCCCAGCGGGTCAATGCGACCATCCTCACCAGCGATCAGGAGTTTCGGGCCGTCGAGCATCTCATCAAGATCCGCTGGCTTGCCGGATAA
- a CDS encoding AbrB/MazE/SpoVT family DNA-binding domain-containing protein, with the protein MPITHLSEKGQVLIPKALRRKFGLKPGAKIQLAEEAGRLILSPVPPDPIAAATGFLEGTFSLTADLRRDHQEEMRRERKVRTR; encoded by the coding sequence ATGCCCATTACCCACCTTTCAGAAAAGGGGCAGGTTCTCATTCCCAAGGCGCTTCGTCGCAAGTTCGGTTTGAAGCCGGGCGCGAAGATCCAGTTGGCCGAGGAAGCGGGGCGGCTGATCCTCTCGCCGGTGCCACCTGATCCAATCGCCGCCGCTACGGGCTTTCTCGAAGGGACATTTTCGCTGACGGCCGATCTCCGCCGCGACCATCAGGAAGAAATGCGCCGTGAGCGAAAAGTTCGTACTCGATAG